From Nicotiana tabacum cultivar K326 chromosome 20, ASM71507v2, whole genome shotgun sequence, one genomic window encodes:
- the LOC107802641 gene encoding ACT domain-containing protein ACR4-like, with product MEATVSYSQNIMDDEYEKFIRRMNPPRVVIDNESCKNATVIQVDSANKRGILLEVVQILTDLNLIITKAYICSDGGWFMDVFNVTNQEGNKITEEPILDYIMKSLGPESCFASSMRRSVGVTTGMDHTSIELIGSDRPGLLSEVSAVLTNLRCNVVNAEVWTHNTRAAAIMQVTDDENGGAVSDPERLTMVKKLLCNVLRGSNKSRDAKTLVSHGVTHTERRLHQLMFADRDYERATGDGSDDKERPNVNVVNWQDKDYSVVTIRCKDRPKLLFDTICTLTDMQYVVFHGNVDTEGPEAYQEYCIRHIDGSPVKSDAERQRVIQCLEAAIERRVSEGLKLELCTTDRVGLLSDVTRIFRENSLTVTRAEVTTRAGKALNTFYVSDSSGYPVDAKIIESVRQTIGQTILRVKGNPEELNPVQQESPTRFLFGGLFKSRSFCNFGLVRSYS from the exons ATGG AAGCTACAGTGAGCTATTCTCAGAATATAATGGATGATGAATATGAAAAATTCATTAGAAGAATGAATCCACCAAG AGTGGTAATTGACAATGAATCTTGCAAAAATGCTACTGTTATACAG GTGGATAGTGCTAACAAACGTGGTATACTTCTTGAGGTGGTACAAATTCTTACTGATCTTAACCTTATTATTACCAAGGCTTATATTTGCTCAGATGGTGGTTGGTTCATGGATG TGTTCAATGTCACTAATCAAGAAGGGAATAAAATTACAGAAGAACCAATCTTGGATTATATAATGAAG TCACTTGGTCCAGAGTCTTGTTTTGCCTCTTCTATGAGAAGATCAGTTGGGGTTACTACAGGAATGGACCACACATCAATTGAGTTAATTGGAAGTGATAGACCAGGTTTACTATCTGAAGTAAGTGCTGTCCTTACCAACCTTAGATGTAATGTGGTGAATGCTGAAGTGTGGACACATAACACCCGAGCAGCAGCTATAATGCAAGTTACTGATGACGAAAATGGGGGTGCAGTTTCTGACCCCGAGAGGTTGACTATGGTCAAGAAACTGTTATGTAATGTACTTAGGGGTAGCAATAAATCAAGAGATGCTAAGACGTTGGTTTCTCACGGGGTCACTCATACCGAAAGAAGGCTTCATCAGTTGATGTTTGCTGATCGGGACTATGAACGTGCAACAGGTGACGGATCGGATGATAAAGAAAGGCCGAACGTAAATGTTGTTAATTGGCAAGATAAGGACTATTCAGTAGTGACAattcggtgcaaggatagaccgAAACTGCTGTTTGATACGATTTGCACTTTGACGGATATGCAGTACGTGGTTTTCCATGGCAACGTCGATACTGAAGGACCAGAAGCTTACCAG GAATACTGTATAAGGCATATCGATGGATCCCCTGTGAAATCAGATGCGGAAAGACAAAGAGTGATTCAATGTCTTGAAGCAGCAATAGAAAGAAGAGTATCTGAG GGATTGAAGCTAGAATTATGTACCACAGACAGAGTAGGGCTGCTATCTGATGTTACTAGAATATTCCGCGAGAATAGCCTTACTGTCACCCGAGCTGAAGTAACAACAAGAGCAGGCAAAGCTCTAAATACATTCTACGTTAGCGATTCATCAGGGTATCCTGTCGATGCTAAGATCATTGAATCAGTTCGACAAACAATAGGACAAACGATACTTCGAGTTAAAGGCAATCCTGAAGAGTTAAATCCAGTTCAACAAGAATCTCCAACTAGGTTTCTTTTTGGTGGTTTGTTTAAGTCCAGATCCTTTTGTAACTTTGGTTTGGTTAGATCCTACTCTTGA